GATATTTTCTATAAAATTGAAAAATTTCCCAAAGTAGAAATTTTGAGAATTTTATTTTTAAAAATACAATCTATTTATAAAAAATCTAAAAGAATACTCATCTATCAACAAAAATTATTGTTATCCTAATTTCTAAATCACAATCCGAATTTTACAATATTTCTCTATAAAATAAAAGCTTTCCTAAAATATTTAAAAAAAATACAACATATAGATCAAAAAATCTAAAATAATACTTATCTATCAACATAAATTCTTGTTAACCTAATTTCTAAATCACAACTCCAAATTTACAATATTTTTCTATAAAAATGAAAAATTTCCAAAACTTAGAATATAAAGAAAGGCAATTATTTATTTATTTTCATTACGAGGATAATCTAATCTACAATTTTTTTTTTTGTGATCGTCTAATCTCGATGGACAATCTTCACATTCCCATACATTATAGTGATCTATGTGAAATTCATATACATAACCGGTCGACCTAAATCAAACCAAAAAAACAATTAAACCGATTTTTTTTTACACGCCGTGTAAATGCTTGAATTTTGGTTGTGACTAGGGGATATCCGATATACTTTACCCGATATCCGAAGCCGCACCCAAACCCGATCCGAAAAACCCGAAACGAAATCCGAACCGAAGTAGCAAAATATCCGAACGGGTATTGAATTATGAGATATTGGATATACGAACCCGAACGGGTAATATCCGAATCCGAATGGATATCCGAAGATAACCGAACATATGCATAATTAACCATCTATTTCTAGTTTACATCTCTCATTTTATATAAATATTTATATTGATACTACACATATTTTAAGTTCATATGATATATATAGAATTACGGAAAAAATGATTTGCTACTCACTTAAAATGCATGGCCAAACTTTTTATTTCAAGAATTAACAAAAAGTTACATCCAAAATTTAAAAACAATGACCAAATTAATGTCTTTTTTAGTTTCAAAATGTTATGTCCAAATCTATTAACCATTCAATCTATTAAAAAATAAAATAGTTAAGTGAAAGTTATATTTTTAAATACAAGAAATTTGAGAAATGAAAATTTTAATTTTTTTTCCAAAATCTAAATATCCGAACCCGATCCGAAATAACCGAACCCGAACTAAAAATACCCGAACCCGACCCGAAGTATAGAAATACTCGAACGGGTTCTATACCTCTATACCGAAATAACCGAAAATCCGAAATACCCGATCCGAACCCGAACGGGTACCCGAACGGGTACCCGAACGCCCACCCCTAGTTGTGACAATGAAAACTAAATAATTTGATTAACCTAATACATTTTTTTTTACAGCAACATGCACATATTTATATGGATTCTGCAAACCGAACTGGTAGCTCCGTATCTATGTGGACTACGGTTGTTTCTTGCACTGCGTGCAAGATTGTCCGCCCTCAAGTTCTGTACCCTTGGTATATGAATGATTTATGAGCTGTTGAAACTTGTCTTCAAGTTCTTTATGTCTTCTATATAGCTTGCAAATGTTGGTCATTCTTCTGAAACCATCTTCACCAATTAAGAATAATCTGTTGCAAAAGTAACAAAATATTGTCCTAGGTTTCTCATACATTTCATTGCCCAAATGAAAGCATCTATCTCCGAATGAAGGGGCGACAGACTCACTCTTGTATTTCTTGCTTCCATTAAATAATCAAAACCTTCCAGGATGCTATACCATCCTTGTCCCAGAAAATATTTTTGATTATTCCATGATCCATCCGTAAAATATCATCTACCTGAGATAAACAGTATTGTTGCTGTTACTAGTAATCGATCTTGATCGATTCCTTGTTCTAGTAAAGAATGTGCCTCAGCCTAAAGTAGGAAACCGTTTCTGTCAATTTGAGAGTATCTCTAGGATCAACATCCAAACTGTTAAAAACTTTGTTGTTTCCTTCTTTCCATATGTACTATAAAATCCAAGCAAATTGGTGATTTTTTAATCCGGAGAAACTGTCCAAAATAAATGATCCTTATTTGCCAACAATAACCTAATACATATATAAAACGACAAATATAAATGAAGTTAATACTACATCAAAAACTCTGAGTCGTTTCCCTCCGCTTCCATAAACCCAAAATGGATCTTGCATCGGTCGTGTACTTGGTTGCACTGATGGTTGCGGCAACATACAAGTTCGTTCCGGCAACTCCGCCGATGATAACATATCTGTGGAAAGTGCTAAACATTCTAAACCTGGTACGGCAAGTGTGGACACACCTCTCACGTTTAAGCACTGTCCTTGCGCGACTTGTCCTGATCCTGATGATGGTGTTTCTATTCTCACATCTTTCATAAAAATTTCTGTGCATGGTACAGCCGCGCTACACCTAAAGTCAACTCCGTACTCTGACTTGGACGTCCCCACGAAATTACTATACACGACTTTGCTTACTTCAACCGCCGATGACTAATAAAAGTGAAAACAAAATACATTTTATCATTATGAACAATTTTGTGGTCGGAGTGTAACATATCTGTTTATGTTCTAATCAAATCTAACTTCACAGTAAGTACCTTATCATCTGTATTTTTCTCAGAACCTCCATTGTTGTAATGCTGATCGATTATGATCGGGTTTTCCACGTTATCTAGAGTAATTCCACTGAAAGTAATCCTTCTTGCGTAACCTGATCCTCCCTGTATATTACCAGAAAAATTATATAAAATAAACATTTTTTGATAAATTACTAAATGAGATTAACAAGACATGCTTCTTGCGTACCGGCCAGGTTTTGATCCGAGCCCCATTCGTAGTTCCTCTAAAGTTACAGTTTTGGACACATATATCCTCCACTGAAGCTGTCTCTCCATCTTTTCCCAAGCTTCCTATGCTATAATATATTTCACAATATACATTATTCTTAAATATCCTAAACAACATATTTCACATGATTTTTAAATATGCAATCAATAACAACTTGACATGAGTTTTAGATATGTCATAATAACATTTTCACATGATTATCAGATATGATCAGTTTTCACTTTTCAGTAGGACATTAATTGGTTAGACCTTATTCCATGGCCTGGTCCGCAATCTATACCGGAAACTCTGATGTTAGACGTCCCCGAGTTTATCGCAATGCAATCGTCACCTAGAATCATTACAACGTCATTTTCATAACGAGCCGATGATGAATAATTATTGGATGTGACATTCGAGGGACCGTCAGGTCCGCATTCTACTTTCCTATTTTTTTACGTTCATACATCATCCCGATTTACGTTCATACATCATCCCGATTTAAAATGATTTTTTCTGCTTTTTTTCCAAATTAAATAGCTTGAGAGACGGTTACATACCTGTGGCGATTACGCAATCCTGGATGATAACATTGGATGAAGCAGCGACGTCGATTCCATCAGTGTTAGGACTTGACTCCGGTGCATTTATCCGGAGATTTGAGATGCTCACACCGTTGCAATTGTTTATATGAATGTGAGCCTTTGCACTATCTACGTGCGTTAGTCCACTTAGTCTAAGGTTGTTGCAGCTCTTGAACTTCAATGCCTTAAATCACATAAAATAAAGCTTAAAAAAGTTGAAAAAAAGATAAAAAAGATAGCCCTAACGTGATCCTTACGGTTGGTCTAGAACTGCCTTTGTGTTCCCACCAGCTCGAACCCTGGCCGTTAATTACGCCGTTGCCTTCAACCACGAGCCCTTCTATGTCTGAGAAGAGAATCCATTGGTCTTTGTCTCCTTCCCAATTCCCTCTACTTGATGCAACCATATTGCCCAAAATCTACAATTAAATCAGCATATTCATCATCAATGTCAAGATAATAATCCATTAATAAAAAAACAAAGGAAAAACAGAGTACCTGAACAACAATAGGGGTCGATTTGCAAGAACCTTGAAACTTCAAGGGCTGTAACACAAATGTCATCCCTGCCGGAACGATAAGCTGCCCATCCCCTGTCCCGATACAGACAGCTTCCCAGGCTTTCAAGAACGCCTTCCAAGAAAGATAAAAAGTTACAAAATTTCAACATTTTCTTTTTCAAGATTTCAACATTATGATCTTTTGGATATATAATGAAGAAATATTTATTTACATTATCTATCTTGTACCTGAGAATCGTCTGTAACTCCATCTCCAATCGCTCCGTATTGACTAACATCCAATGCTCTCGAAGATGTAAAGATATGGAGAAAGAACACTGAGAAATTTAAGATCCAAGTCTTCTTCTGCATATATTAAGAAGAAAAAGAGTTAAATCATATATGATTCAATGTATTTACTATTTAAGAACATATATCGTTGAAGCTAAGGCTCTGAAGCAAAAGTTTTACCATGTTAAACGGATATTTTCCTATAGTAGCAGACAATGTGTGAAAAAGAAATGGAATGAAATAGATGAATACCTACTTGTACATTTTAATTTCTTACAATAAATGATAACATTTTAGCAAAAATAAAATAAAATAAATGATAACATTAAATTTCAGATTAATTACTTATGGTCATGGCGTGTAATTAATTAGAGTTTAAAAGTGTATCATCAAAAAATACTATTGTACCTCTCTTTCAAAAGTTAGTAAACATGTTCGTCAAAATTCAAATATAACAAAAGTAAAAGGAAATGAGTAAATACGAATGTACAAAGAAAATAGTAAATATACTTTACAAAGAAAATAGTAAATACCGGATTGAACACCCCTATTACGAATGTACAAAGAAAATAGTAAATATACTTTACCCTTAAAACACATCGTCGATGTATGCCGTAATATACGTGACAGTCCATTCCAGAGAGCTTCGATATAAACTAAATTGATATGTGGATGCATATATATGTCTCAAGAAACTTGCTTTTGCTTCTTTTTCTGTTTTTGGTTTTTGTCTATTTTTGACTTCGTGTTTTGCTTTTAATTACTTTTGTGTTAGCTTCGGTTTGGGTTTTTTCTATATTCTACTTTCCTATTTTTTTTATTTTACCTTTTTGAAAAAATATATACAAAAGTAATGCTGATTAAAGTTAAGAAGATATGATCCAAACCCGGGTTCAACGCCCAGCTTCTACATAATTTGAAATGTTTTGTGGAAGCCCCCTGGTCCAGAGGTTTGACCAAAAGTTCATTAATGCTTCTACACAAGGAGGTCTGGGTTTCAATTCCCGGAGAAAACAGAATTATGCGAATTAACGGAGAAACATCATACAAGAGATTTGCAGTATGGCGCAAGAAGTACCGTCAAGCATGGATCCGATAGGGCGGCTCAGGTGATGCAGTCAGGCGTGAATCCTCATAAAGCATGTAGAATTGTCAGCTGTAGAATCGTCTGTAATATTTCTCAGAGTTTGTAATAGCATAATATATCCTACGTTAAAAAAAAGTTAAGAAGAAGTTCTTAAAATTATGTACTGTTTTATAGTAAAAGAACAAGGAAAGCTTAATACTTACAAGCTTAAAAGATGACCGCTTAATTGTCAAAAAATTCTAGCTTAATCCAAAAAGTTATTGCTTAATTTTTATAAATTCTTGTTTCAGGAGTACTTACGAGTTTAATTTTTAAAATAATTTTGCTTTTCCAATATATACATGTCTAAACACCCCTATTCAAAACTACACTAGGCGCTAGTCGGGCGAACGATATGGGATAGCGAGTTAACAATTAATCGGGGAGTAATCGGAAATTAATCGGGACCTAATTTTAAATATATTTTTTATAAATATATTATGAATCATTAATTAGTTTGAATGAAAGTAGACAATTATTCAAAGTAGTCTAGTAGTTACATAATCCCCGCTCAGCATAAGAACCCGGGTTTGACCCTAGAACTATGCGTTTTTCTTCTTTCTAATTTTTTTTTGCCTTTAATGAAGTACACTAGCATCATTTTGTCTACATCTTTCTTAACTCTGTTTAGGATTTTCGATTTTACAGCTTTTCTATGGCCGTAAAACGTTATAATCACACATATCATCGGATTTTTGTGTGTTTTCATGTTTTTATAATTAAAATCTATATGTCATCAAAATACAAGATTTTAAGTATTCCAAACTCAATTTTTTTTTTTGTTGTTACCGATTTATTGGTCGACTACAGCCAACTTGCCACAGCCAAGCACCTCTTCGCCGACAAATCGCCCCTAGTACCCGCGTTTTCAAACAGGTCTAAACACCAATGATAGCAGAATGTTAGACAACCAGGCCCAATGGTAGCTCTCATGAAAACGTCAGGAGCTGCACTAATTCCAACAGCATATATTTAAAATATATGATGATCTCTTTTTTTCTTGGGCAACTCAAAATCTAATCTCTAATATTTTTGTTTCTTCTATAAGAGATAACTAGATTTTGACCCGCGCTTTCAAAGCGCGGGTTTATTTTTGTTTTTTTTCAATTGACAAATATTTAGTAAATGTCACATTTTCATATATTTGTGTTTTATTTTATAAAAGACTTAAAAATTTTATCTTTATTTATCGTATTTCATCTTAAATGACTATTTATGTTAAAAAAATTAAACTTTATTTTTTTAATGAATTAAGTTGGTATAACTCTGATAAATTAATTTTATTATGGGGTTAATATTTTAATTAAAAAATTATATACTTTTAATAAAGATTTATACTTTTCAATAAAAAANNNNNNNNNNNNNNNNNNNNNNNNNNNNNNNNNNNNNNNNNNNNNNNNNNNNNNNNNNNNNNNNNNNNNNNNNNNNNNNNNNNNNNNNNNNNNNNNNNNNNNNNNNNNNNNNNNNNNNNNNNNNNNNNNNNNNNNNNNNNNNNNNNNNNNNNNNNNNNNNNNNNNNNNNNNNNNNNNNNNNNNNNNNNNNNNNNNNNNNNNNNNNNNNNNNNNNNNNNNNNNNNNNNNNNNNNNNNNNNNNNNNNNNNNNNNNNNNNNNNNNNNNNNNNNNNNNNNNNNNNNNNNNNNNNNNNNNNNNNNNNNNNNNNNNNNNNNNNNNNNNNNNNNNNNNNNNNNNNNNNNNNNNNNNNNNNNNNNNNNNNNNNNNNNNNNNNNNNNNNNNNNNNNNNNNNNNNNNNNNNNNNNNNNNNNNNNNNNNNNNNNNNNNNNNNNNNNNNNNNNNNNNNNNNNNNNNNNNNNNNNNNNNNNNNNNNNNNNNNNNNNNNNNNNNNNNNNNNNNNNNNNNNNNNNNNNNNNNNNNNNNNNNNNNNNNNNNNNNNNNNNNNNNNNNNNNNNNNNNNNNNNNNNNNNNNNNNNNNNNNNNNNNNNNNNNNNNNNNNNNNNNNNNNNNNNNNNNNNNNNNNNNNNNNNNNNNNNNNNNNNNNNNNNNNNNNNNNNNNNNNNNNNNNNNNNNNNNNNNNNNNNNNNNNNNNNNNNNNNNNNNNNNNNNNNNNNNNNNNNNNNNNNNNNNNNNNNNNNNNNNNNNNNNNNNNNNNNNNNNNNNNNNNNNNNNNNNNNNNNNNNNNNNNNNNNNNNNNNNNNNNNNNNNNNNNNNNNNNNNNNNNNNNNNNNNNNNNNNNNNNNNNNNNNNNNNNNNNNNNNNNNNNNNNNNNNNNNNNNNNNNNNNNNNNNNNNNNNNNNNNNNNNNNNNNNNNNNNNNNNNNNNNNNNNNNNNNNNNNNNNNNNNNNNNNNNNNNNNNNNNNNNNNNNNNNNNNNNNNNNNNNNNNNNNNNNNNNNNNNNNNNNNNNNNNNNNNNNNNNNNNNNNNNNNNNNNNNNNNNNNNNNNNNNNNNNNNNNNNNNNNNNNNNNNNNNNNNNNNNNNNNNNNNNNNNNNNNNNNNNNNNNNNNNNNNNNNNNNNNNNNNNNNNNNNNNNNNNNNNNNNNNNNNNN
The DNA window shown above is from Brassica oleracea var. oleracea cultivar TO1000 chromosome C3, BOL, whole genome shotgun sequence and carries:
- the LOC106333397 gene encoding probable polygalacturonase At3g15720 isoform X2, with product MKKTWILNFSVFFLHIFTSSRALDVSQYGAIGDGVTDDSQAFLKAWEAVCIGTGDGQLIVPAGMTFVLQPLKFQGSCKSTPIVVQILGNMVASSRGNWEGDKDQWILFSDIEGLVVEGNGVINGQGSSWWEHKGSSRPTALKFKSCNNLRLSGLTHVDSAKAHIHINNCNGVSISNLRINAPESSPNTDGIDVAASSNVIIQDCVIATGDDCIAINSGTSNIRVSGIDCGPGHGISIGSLGKDGETASVEDICVQNCNFRGTTNGARIKTWPGGSGYARRITFSGITLDNVENPIIIDQHYNNGGSEKNTDDKSSAVEVSKVVYSNFVGTSKSEYGVDFRCSAAVPCTEIFMKDVRIETPSSGSGQVAQGQCLNVRGVSTLAVPGLECLALSTDMLSSAELPERTCMLPQPSVQPSTRPMQDPFWVYGSGGKRLRVFDVVLTSFIFVVLYMY
- the LOC106333397 gene encoding probable polygalacturonase At3g15720 isoform X1 — translated: MDCHVYYGIHRRCVLRKKTWILNFSVFFLHIFTSSRALDVSQYGAIGDGVTDDSQAFLKAWEAVCIGTGDGQLIVPAGMTFVLQPLKFQGSCKSTPIVVQILGNMVASSRGNWEGDKDQWILFSDIEGLVVEGNGVINGQGSSWWEHKGSSRPTALKFKSCNNLRLSGLTHVDSAKAHIHINNCNGVSISNLRINAPESSPNTDGIDVAASSNVIIQDCVIATGDDCIAINSGTSNIRVSGIDCGPGHGISIGSLGKDGETASVEDICVQNCNFRGTTNGARIKTWPGGSGYARRITFSGITLDNVENPIIIDQHYNNGGSEKNTDDKSSAVEVSKVVYSNFVGTSKSEYGVDFRCSAAVPCTEIFMKDVRIETPSSGSGQVAQGQCLNVRGVSTLAVPGLECLALSTDMLSSAELPERTCMLPQPSVQPSTRPMQDPFWVYGSGGKRLRVFDVVLTSFIFVVLYMY